A DNA window from Solanum lycopersicum chromosome 3, SLM_r2.1 contains the following coding sequences:
- the LOC101251165 gene encoding uncharacterized protein encodes MESFRLRFHNFLSFHLSIIAKIFRWLFSSLPTIKRFPLFVPFIDAYISLLFRFANLSPCTLDLDDQTTIHFWAPNHRRYDKPNLVLVHGYGGDAKWQFMYQVKSLAESFNLYIPDLLFFGKSYTTRKERTEEFQAKCVVQGLKELGVRNCSMFAISYGGFVGYRMAEMNPQMVEKVVILSSGVGCSKDQKEEQLKKIGRDPVELLIPEKPEDLHVLVNLSIYKYNHFKWAPDYFLQEFIDMISRTYLKEKQELVHHLLSNHTDCRLPILNQETLLIWGDKDRVFPLMFGYQLQRHLGPRAKLEIIKNTGHAANIESPDSVNALIKAFILPQSKDL; translated from the exons ATGGAGAGTTTTCGCCTCCGCTTCCACAATTTCTTATCTTTCCATCTCTCCATCATTGCTAAAATTTTCCGGTGGTTATTCTCCTCTTTGCCTACCATCAAACGCTTTCCTCTCTTCGTTCCTTTCATCGACGCTTATATATCCCTCTTATTCCGATTTGCCAACTTATCACCATGCACCCTCGATCTAGACGACCAAACCACCATCCATTTCTGGGCTCCCAATCACCGCCGTTACGATAAACCAAATCTCGTCCTCGTCCACGGTTACGGAGGCGATGCCAAATGGCAATTTATGTACCAAGTCAAATCACTGGCTGAATCCTTCAACCTCTACATTCCGGATCTGTTATTCTTCGGTAAATCGTATACAACTCGGAAGGAACGAACGGAGGAGTTTCAGGCGAAATGCGTGGTGCAAGGGTTAAAGGAATTGGGAGTGAGAAATTGTTCCATGTTTGCAATTAGCTATGGGGGATTTGTTGGGTATCGAATGGCGGAGATGAATCCGCAAATGGTGGAGAAAGTAGTGATATTGAGTAGTGGAGTGGGTTGCTCGAAAGATCAGAAGGAAGAGCAGTTGAAAAAGATTGGAAGAGATCCGGTTGAATTGCTCATACCGGAGAAACCAGAGGATCTGCATGTGCTCGTAAACTTATCAATTTACAAGTACAATCATTTCAAGTGGGCCCCTGATTACTTCCTCCAAGAATTCATTGAT ATGATAAGTAGGACTTACCTGAAGGAGAAGCAAGAGCTAGTGCACCACTTGCTGTCCAATCATACAGATTGCAGATTGCCCATCCTAAATCAG GAAACTCTGCTTATTTGGGGTGACAAGGACAGAGTTTTCCCTCTTATGTTCGGCTACCAGTTGCAAAG GCATTTGGGGCCTAGAGCAAAGTTGGAAATTATAAAAAACACAGGACATGCAGCAAACATTGAGTCTCCTGATTCTGTCAATGCTTTGATTAAAGCCTTTATCTTGCCGCAAAGCAAAGACTTATAG
- the LOC100037503 gene encoding protein NODULATION SIGNALING PATHWAY 1 produces the protein MAIEEPEPNSNSDPISEWLASTLSDVPSFFHEPYSYADDLNFYADPWWVPDQEDQIVNHNIIIDNTCNSFNISSPVNTAINNIPLEPIILDHPQPVDLSKKRKKSDQNPKASKKNHKLQINEAAHAPTIVDQEGVQLKKSIGPKRVTTGNNSNNKEGRWAEHLLNPCAAAITVGNMNRVQHLLYVLHELASFTGDANHRLAAHGLRALTHHLSSPGSSSASSGTIGVTNFSSANHKFFRDSLINFIDVSPWFRIPNNIANSSVLQIIGQQDRLKNLHILDIGVSHGFQWPTLLEELTRRSGGPPPLVRLTVITPTTENGELTGTPFVIGPPGYDFSSQLLAYAKAININLQINRLDNFPLQNLNSQIINSSSDETLVICAQFRLHNLNHTIPDDRTDLLKILKSLDPKGLVLSENNTECSCNSCGDFATTFSRRVEYLWRFLDSTSVAYKGRESEERRMMEGEAAKALTNMGEMNERKEKWCERMRSAGFVKAVFGEDAIDGARALLRKYDSNWEIRVEEKDGCVDLWWKGQPISFCSLWKI, from the coding sequence ATGGCCATTGAAGAACCTGAGCCTAATTCCAACTCCGACCCCATATCAGAGTGGCTAGCTAGTACTTTATCCGATGTTCCATCCTTCTTCCATGAACCTTACAGTTATGCCGATGACTTAAATTTCTACGCGGACCCATGGTGGGTTCCTGATCAAGAGGATCAGATCGTTAATCACAACATCATCATCGACAATACTTGTAACTCATTCAACATTAGCTCCCCAGTCAACACAGCTATTAACAATATCCCTTTGGAGCCCATCATTTTGGATCATCCACAGCCGGTGGATCTGtctaagaaaaggaaaaaatctgATCAAAATCCAAAGGCGTCAAAGAAGAATCATAAACTTCAGATTAATGAGGCAGCACATGCTCCTACTATAGTTGATCAAGAAGGAGtgcaattaaaaaaatcaataggACCGAAGAGAGTAACAACAGGAAATAACAGTAACAACAAAGAAGGAAGATGGGCAGAACATTTGCTCAACCCCTGTGCTGCTGCAATCACTGTAGGTAACATGAACCGCGTGCAACATCTGTTGTACGTTCTCCATGAACTGGCGTCATTCACAGGCGATGCCAACCACAGGCTAGCTGCTCATGGACTCCGCGCCTTGACACATCATCTGTCTTCCCCTGGCTCATCATCAGCATCCTCTGGAACTATTGGAGTTACTAATTTCTCTTCTGCCAATCATAAATTCTTCAGGGACTCGTTGATTAATTTCATCGACGTTAGTCCCTGGTTCCGAATCCCCAATAACATTGCGAATTCATCTGTTCTCCAAATAATTGGACAACAGGATCGGCTAAAGAACCTTCATATCCTTGATATTGGAGTTTCTCATGGTTTTCAATGGCCAACTCTTCTTGAAGAATTGACTAGGCGGTCAGGTGGACCGCCGCCACTGGTTCGCCTGACCGTTATtacaccaaccacagaaaacgGAGAATTGACAGGAACTCCATTTGTGATCGGGCCACCTGGCTATGATTTTTCCTCGCAACTACTAGCCTATGCAAAGGCTATCAACATCAATCTACAGATCAACAGACTGGATAATTTTCCTCTTCAAAACCTCAATTCCCAAATCATAAATTCTTCATCTGATGAAACCTTAGTCATCTGTGCTCAATTTAGACTGCATAACTTGAATCATACTATCCCGGATGATCGAACAGATttattgaagatattgaagaGTTTGGACCCGAAAGGATTAGTTCTCAGCGAGAATAACACGGAGTGCAGCTGCAACAGCTGTGGGGACTTTGCGACCACGTTCTCAAGGAGAGTGGAGTACTTATGGAGGTTTTTGGATTCCACGAGTGTTGCCTACAAAGGGCGGGAGAGCGAAGAAAGGAGGATGATGGAAGGAGAAGCAGCAAAGGCATTGACGAACATGGGAGAaatgaatgaaagaaaagagaaatggTGTGAGAGAATGAGGAGCGCTGGTTTTGTAAAAGCGGTGTTTGGTGAAGATGCCATTGACGGAGCTCGGGCTTTGCTGAGGAAGTATGACAGCAATTGGGAGATAAGGGTGGAGGAGAAAGATGGCTGTGTGGATCTATGGTGGAAAGGACAGCCAATTTCATTCTGCTCATTATGGAAGATTTAG
- the LOC101250583 gene encoding auxin-binding protein ABP19a, whose translation MFKLLFLLAILLLSSDAAVQDFCVADLKAPESPSGYSCKSVTNVTVDDFVFSGLSAAGNTASIIKAAVTPAFAAQFPGLNGLGLSAARLDLAPSGVIPFHTHPGASEILLVVQGSITAGFVSSANSVYLKTLKKGDLMVFPQGLLHFQVSDAGYTSVGYVFFSSSNPGLQITDFALFANDLPTKLVAATTFLDEATIKKLKGVLGGTN comes from the coding sequence atgtttaaattgCTGTTTCTGTTGGCTATCTTACTGTTGAGCAGCGATGCCGCTGTTCAAGATTTCTGCGTGGCAGACTTAAAAGCACCGGAATCACCTTCTGGCTATTCTTGCAAAAGTGTTACAAATGTAACAGTTGACGATTTCGTGTTTTCTGGGCTTAGTGCTGCTGGAAACACAGCAAGCATTATAAAGGCCGCAGTTACCCCAGCATTTGCGGCCCAGTTTCCAGGTCTTAACGGGCTTGGGCTTTCTGCAGCCCGTTTAGATTTGGCCCCAAGTGGTGTCATCCCATTTCACACTCACCCTGGTGCTTCTGAAATTTTACTTGTAGTGCAAGGATCAATTACTGCTGGATTTGTTTCATCAGCAAATTCTGTTTatttaaaaacacttaaaaagGGTGATCTAATGGTTTTTCCACAAGGATTATTACATTTTCAAGTCAGTGATGCTGGATATACTTCTGTCGGTTATGTATTCTTTAGCAGCTCTAATCCTGGACTTCAGATTACTGATTTTGCATTATTTGCTAATGATTTGCCAACTAAGTTGGTTGCGGCAACAACATTCCTTGATGAAGCAACAATTAAGAAACTTAAGGGTGTGCTTGGAGGTACTAATTAA
- the LOC101250099 gene encoding uncharacterized protein: protein MDRSLSTWVIFILGIFFCLFSLPVQSQDNVNSPNLQPPPPPPPPPPPPPPPPPPPPSPLAPPPPPPNQRAPPPPPPPNQRAPPPPPPKIKTSEKEHSHHPQDHHKSNVKLSPPQKETKLNWGKRLGLMFVGIAAILQVCVVAFLIIKRRQLLKAHSGF, encoded by the coding sequence ATGGATCGATCATTGTCGACTTGGGTAATCTTCATATTGGGGATCTTCTTCTGTTTATTTAGTCTTCCTGTGCAGTCGCAGGACAATGTGAATTCCCCTAACTTACAACCGCCGCCGCCTCCACCACCGCCACCACCACCTCCACCTCCACCTCCGCCTCCCCCACCTTCACCATTGGCTCCTCCACCTCCTCCACCCAATCAAAGAGCCCCTCCGCCACCTCCTCCACCCAATCAAAGAGCCCCTCCGCCACCTCCTCCCAAGATTAAAACCTCAGAAAAGGAACATTCACACCACCCTCAAGACCACCATAAGTCTAATGTTAAATTAAGCCCACCACAAAAGGAAACGAAGCTAAATTGGGGGAAGAGACTTGGGTTAATGTTTGTTGGCATTGCCGCGATCTTGCAGGTCTGTGTTGTGGCGTTTTTAATAATCAAGAGAAGGCAATTGTTGAAAGCACATTCTGGATTTTGA